In Anaerobranca californiensis DSM 14826, the genomic window ACCATCTGCAATACTTTGTCTTCTGCTGTTTCTAAGGATGCTTCATTATTCACGAAAAACCAAAATTGAGCTAATAAAATCGGAGTAAAGCCAATAACTAAATTTTTTAACAATCCAACTAATAAAATACTGAGAAAAGCTAAGACAATAGAATTAAAACAAAGTTTGATAAAGGTTTCCATAATATAAAATTCGATATAGGAAGTTTTGGTAATAAGCAAAATAAAACCTGTTAGTAAAAATAAAGTCCACCAAAGTAGAAATATAAATAATGAGATACCTACTAGTCTACCTATAAAATATTTTATTTTGCTTATACCGCCAGTTAGGTAAATCTGTTCTGATTCCCCTAAAAAAATGGTCCCTCCTGTATAGGCACTCAATATGATAATATAAGATGTTAGCAACATTTGACTGAAAAAGTAAACAAATCCTAGAAAATCTCTAAAAATTAATTCCCTATACAAATCCCTCATTGGTTCACTAGAATTGAAGTAATTAGTCATAGCTAATGGTAAAAATACTAAAAGGAGGAGTAAAACAAGGGAAGATATCAATATTTTTTTTGTAGCGAATTTAAAAAGTGTATCATATATAACCCAAAATAAAGTCAACTACATCGCCCCCCTTTTTTTTATAAGTTGAAATAATATTCCTCTAATGTAAGGGAGTTTTCCTTTTGAATATCTTTAATATTGACATAGATCCATAAGTAGGTTATATCCGAAAGTGGACACGATGAACTAGGAAGGAAACATAAAAGATTTATAGCTTTTTATAAGTTTTCTGTAACGGCGGTACCATTAAAAACCCTAGAGCAAATAGTAAATGAATATATAGAAAAAAGGGCTTGCTAGCCCTTTTGTTTTTGCTTTTCTTCTTCTTTTATAGCTTTTAACATTTTTTTGAATTGGTTAATATCCCTTATCCGCTTTTGTTTTCTTTGAGATATTTGGAGATTTTTAATTAAAGAAACGCTCATGACAATCAATACTATTGCAAAGGGAAGACCAGTACTAATTACAGCGGTTTGTAGAGCTTGAAGTGCCCTTTCACCACCAATTACTAACAGGACAGCCGCTACTAAACCTTCAAGTACTGCCCAAAATACCCTTTGGGTTGATGATGTCTTAAGCTTTCCACCAGAGGTAATTTTATCAACAACTAAAGATCCAGAATCGGAAGATGTTACAAAATAGGATATAATTAATAATGTTGCAACTACTGAAAGTAAAACCCTAAATATTCCACTTAAAAAAGTAGGAATATCTAAATAAGTAATCATTTCAAACAAAGCAACAGGTAAATTGTCACGGACAATATCAAATAAAGCTCCTCCACTTGTTGAGTTAATGGAAATAGCAGTTCCTCCAAATACTGATAACCAAATAAAAGATAAAAGGGATGGGATAATTAAAACAGCTAATACAAATTCCCTAATTGTTCGCCCTTTAGAAATTCTAGCGATAAATAAACCGACGAAGGGGGACCAGGAAATCCACCAAGCTAAATAAAAGACAGTCCAACTTCCTTGCCAAGATTTATCGGTAATTGATACAAAAAAGGAAGAACTTAGAAAATCATTGAGGTATAGTCCTAAGGAATTGGAAAATACCCTTAAAATATATCCTGTTGGTCCTAAAATAAAAATACTTATCATAAAAATGGCTGCTAATTTCATATTAAGTTCTGATAAAAATCTTACACCTTTATCAATTCCAGATACAACTGAAATAGTTGCTACAAAAGTAATTAAAACTATCAATACTACTTGAATAGGTATACTAATAGGCAACCCAACTAAGTAATTTAATCCACTATTTATTTGTTGTACTCCCAGTCCTAATGAAGTAGCTAAACCAAATAAGGTAGCAATTACTGCTAAAGAATCAATGATATCTCCTAATACACCAAAAACTTTATCACCGAAAAGGGGATAGAAAACAGAACGCAAAGATAAAGGTAAATTTTTGTTATAAGCAAAGAAAGCTAAAGCTAACGAGATAAAGGCATAAATTCCCCAAGGATGTAGTCCCCAGTGGAAAAATGTGGTGGCCATAGCGGCATAAGTAGGATTACCGTGTTGGAAAACAGGGGGAGTACTTTCAAAATGCCATAAAGGTTCACCAACTGACCAAAACATTAAACCAATTCCCATTCCCGCAGATATTAACATAGAATACCATGCAAAATTTGAAAATTCCGTTTCACTGTGGACACCACCGATTTTTACACTTCCTAACTTAGAAAATGCCATATACAGAGAAATAATTATAAAGAAATTACTTGCTAAAATAAAAGTCCAATCAAAATTAGTTATTATAAAATCCCTAACTTTTTCAAAAACTACTTGGGCATGACTAATATTGATTAAGGCATAGAGAGAAAAAATTAATACAAAAATACCAACAGCTAAAGAAACTACTGGATTAAGATCAAGACCTAGCTTAGTAAAGTTACGACTAAATAATTTTTGTTCAAGTTCATTGCTATTTACATCTTTAGACAATTGCATCGACCTCCTATTTTTCATTTTTATATTATTCTTAGGAAATATTATAACAAATTTCAGCTTTTTAAACAAATTACCGTTGATAGTTGCAAAATTAAAAGGGCTTGCTAGCCCTTTTTCTATTTTTTAGTTTTAGAAAATCTTTTTCATAAACAATTTATGGGATAAAAGGATTAATGAAATAACATAAATTAATCCACCTAGATAATAACCGTTAAAAGATAGTTGTAAAAAACCTTCTCCCCGGATAGCTACACTTAAAGCTTTGGCAGTCCAAAAACCAGGGGCAAAGGCGAAAATAAATTCTTTTTTGTCTATAAAAATCAGGGAAACAACCGGTATAATTATAATCATTCCAAACCCCTTCATTACAGCAAATCCTTCA contains:
- a CDS encoding BCCT family transporter, which translates into the protein MSKDVNSNELEQKLFSRNFTKLGLDLNPVVSLAVGIFVLIFSLYALINISHAQVVFEKVRDFIITNFDWTFILASNFFIIISLYMAFSKLGSVKIGGVHSETEFSNFAWYSMLISAGMGIGLMFWSVGEPLWHFESTPPVFQHGNPTYAAMATTFFHWGLHPWGIYAFISLALAFFAYNKNLPLSLRSVFYPLFGDKVFGVLGDIIDSLAVIATLFGLATSLGLGVQQINSGLNYLVGLPISIPIQVVLIVLITFVATISVVSGIDKGVRFLSELNMKLAAIFMISIFILGPTGYILRVFSNSLGLYLNDFLSSSFFVSITDKSWQGSWTVFYLAWWISWSPFVGLFIARISKGRTIREFVLAVLIIPSLLSFIWLSVFGGTAISINSTSGGALFDIVRDNLPVALFEMITYLDIPTFLSGIFRVLLSVVATLLIISYFVTSSDSGSLVVDKITSGGKLKTSSTQRVFWAVLEGLVAAVLLVIGGERALQALQTAVISTGLPFAIVLIVMSVSLIKNLQISQRKQKRIRDINQFKKMLKAIKEEEKQKQKG